Proteins from a single region of Candidatus Bathyarchaeota archaeon:
- a CDS encoding universal stress protein — MIKRVLVAVDGSENSNRALDFALDLAEKYNANVTVLNVSESPAMGVVSLEPTEPMAYAGGTVDFYKDFHRFHEDILRKAVNRAREFKPNVTVSSKLREGNAASEIVAEAKEGAFDIIVVGHKGLGRVKELFLGNISERVAHLAPCPVIIVR, encoded by the coding sequence TTGATTAAGAGAGTCTTGGTTGCTGTTGATGGCTCGGAAAATTCTAACAGGGCACTGGACTTTGCATTAGACCTCGCCGAAAAATACAATGCCAATGTAACGGTGCTGAATGTTTCAGAATCGCCCGCTATGGGGGTAGTTTCCCTTGAACCTACTGAGCCTATGGCTTATGCAGGCGGCACTGTGGATTTTTATAAGGACTTTCACCGGTTTCATGAGGACATTTTAAGGAAAGCGGTGAATCGTGCCCGAGAATTTAAGCCTAATGTGACTGTTTCATCAAAGTTGCGGGAAGGTAACGCTGCCTCGGAAATTGTTGCTGAAGCAAAAGAGGGCGCGTTTGATATTATTGTGGTTGGGCATAAGGGGTTGGGCAGAGTTAAGGAGCTTTTTTTGGGTAACATCAGTGAGAGGGTAGCTCATTTAGCGCCTTGTCCAGTCATAATTGTTCGGTAG